One Bombus vancouverensis nearcticus chromosome 7, iyBomVanc1_principal, whole genome shotgun sequence DNA window includes the following coding sequences:
- the LOC143302923 gene encoding uncharacterized protein LOC143302923: protein MFQSLTERRIALAAVAEPHSIPDASRGAGYLIGSVAVFWTGITGSPSCSVIERGRCFVAVKWSDLAVVAVYVSPNISRTEYASFLDGLAACAWRLGACPSLVLGRGRDVQDWATALDLRLMNRGSSSTCVAWRGESIVDLTWANPAASRRVSGWEGSPEETLSDTS, encoded by the coding sequence ATGTTCCAGAGCCTGACGGAGCGGCGGATTGCTCTGGCGGCAGTTGCCGAGCCGCACAGCATTCCCGACGCATCACGAGGCGCTGGGTATCTGATCGGTTCGGTCGCCGTGTTCTGGACCGGGATCACGGGGAGCCCCTCCTGCTCGGTGATCGAGCGGGGACGGTGCTTTGTGGCCGTGAAATGGAGCGACCTGGCAGTGGTGGCCGTCTACGTGTCGCCTAACATCAGCCGCACAGAATACGCCTCCTTCCTGGACGGGCTCGCGGCTTGCGCGTGGCGTTTGGGCGCCTGCCCGTCACTGGTCCTCGGAAGGGGGCGCGATGTACAGGACTGGGCGACCGCACTCGACCTGCGGCTTATGAATCGGGGGTCGTCCAGCACGTGCGTGGCGTGGCGGGGAGAGTCCATAGTGGACCTTACATGGGCAAAccctgccgcatcccgccgtgTTTCCGGTTGGGAGGGTTCCCCGGAGGAGACCCTCTCGGACACCTCTTGA